TCTGACCAGTACAGTCTCCCCGGCAATCAGCGTGTCCGCCGCTTTCTGGATCGTCCGCCAAGGCGCGTCCTTCGTCCCCGGGTTGCTGTCGTTCCCATCCGAAGCGACGTAGTAGACCTTGCCGGGGGCCTGGTAGCCGGAAAATGCTGATAACGGCGCGGAGACGCTCAAGATCATGATCGTCATCAGCAGCAGGAATCCTGCTTTCATCATACGGACGTGATCAAGCCGCTTTATCAACTTGGTCGCCTCCCGGCCCTCTCAGATCTGAGTTGTCCCATTATATCATAAATTATCGAGAAGCCTGAGTGCCATTTCAAACTTCGACAGGTTTTGCTAACTCGATTGCTCTCGTTCCAAACCCTTCCAAGTCCAAGTATGATAAATTTAAAAGGAGGATTTGGGATTCGGCTCCATGCGTCGACTCCCGTTCCCTGTTCTTACGGCCAAGCCAGCTCGATGCCTTGGCGAACCAGCTCGCGCTGGAAGTCTTCCAACAGCTCCGGGCTGTTGCGCACTTCCCTCGGCTGTACGCCGCGGTCCAGACAATAGGAGACGAGCAAGGCGGCGGACTCGCCGATATTCCATTCCACCGGATGCAGCCGGTAGCAGCCGTTCGTAATATGGGTCGTCCCGATGTTTTTGCAGGCCGGGAGCAGGTTGTTCATCCGGACCGGGATCAGGCTGCCGAGCGGAATCTGGAACGGCAGGCTCGGAATGTCGATGTAATGCCGGCCGCCGCTGCTCGGGTGCAGATCGATATGGTAATAGCCGATCCCGACGGTGTCCGGATACGTCTGCGCCTTGCCGTCCGGTCTCGCGGCCGGGCTCAGATGCTGTTCCACGACGGTCGTCTCGGCCCGGATTCTTCTCGACTCCCGGATGTACGGGGCCATGGCGAGCCCGTCCTTCGTTCCTACGGCATCTTTGCGCAGCCGAAGTCCGGGATAGCCGATTCCTCCGTCCGGCCGGGGAGCTTCGGTCTGCATCCAATACAACAGCGACAGGCTGAGCTGCTTCGCCCGCTTCAGGTGCATGAGCCGCTCCTCCTCCGGCACATCGATGACCGGCCCGAGCCAGTAGTCGTTCTGCGGCCAATTCACAACGGTCATGTCGCTGGCGAACGTCCCGGGTTCGAACAAGCTTTTGTCGATAATGCGGCGGTATACCCACAGCGGAAACAAGTCGCCTCGCGGGAACAAGGTATATTCCCTCGGTTCCCGCGTGGACGGTTTGACCGCGGTCCAACTCAGCAGGCGGCCCGGCCAAAAATCCGCTTGGTAGCCGCGCCAAAATTCGTAATCCTCGGGCTTCTCAATCGTGTGGTCCTCGCCTTCCAGATCATCCACGACGAAACAGTAGGTGAACGCCTGCATATCCATCGGCAGAGCAGGCCCGTCCACCGCGTGCGGCTCGCCGGTGTCGCTCCTCGACTCGGCGCCCGTTACGTATTCCGTGCCCGTCAGCGGCAGGACGTCCCCGCAATCCGTCGCATCCAGAAAATAAGGCGCGCTTAAGACGAACCTCTCCCCGGATTCCACATGGCGGACGGTAACGGCCCGCACCCGGTCGCCGTCCGCTTCCGCGCTTTCCGCGCGCACGCCGTACAAAATGCGCAGCTTCCCGCTGTGGATGTACGGTGCGAGCATTTCGTGCAGGACGGCCAGCGCCGCCCTCGGCTCATGGCTGATCCGGCTGACAATCGCGTTGCCCGGATTCAGCAGAGGCTTGAGCCGTGCGTCCGCCGTCAATGGAAAATGCGTGCGGTAATATCGGCGGACTCCTTCCCGGAACTGCCGGTAACTGCGCGTGCAGCCGTGATGCTCGATCCATTGGTGCTCGTCGGGAGGGACCGCCTGGCTTGTCAGTTGCCCGCCGATCCACTCCGTTTCTTCCGTCATGACGACGGTTTTGCCGGTTCGGCATGCCGCCAGCGCGGCCGCGCATCCGCCGGTTCCTCCGCCCACGATGACCAAGTCTGCCCTGTACTCGCCGTTCATTTCCATTTTGCCCCCTGTTATAGATTCGATCGACCCTATATCGGCCGACCATATAGCGATAACCAAGCCTGCGATCAACTGAAATCGGACGGGCTTCGTCCCGTGTACTTCTTGAACACTCTGGCGAAATAGCTCGAGTCTTTGTAACCGAGGCGGTCCGCCACTTCGTACACCAGCGCCTGTTCGTTCTGAAGCAGGCTGATCGCCTTCTCCATCTTTTTCCTGAGGACGAAGTCGGAGAAGGCTTCGCCGGTCACTTCCCGGAACAGCCGGCTTAAATAGGAAGAATTGATGTGAATATGTTCCGCCGCATCCTCCCGGGTAATGTTGTCGAAAATATGCGCTTCGACATAGTCCATCACGGCCTCGATCAGCTTCACTTTGCGTCCTTTCCGGTATTTCTCGTAGCTCCGGCTCAACGCCTTGAACCGTTCGGTCAGCCAATCGCGCATGTCGTCCAGACTGGCGAATTGCTCGGGGGAGCGGAACAGCGCGTACTCCTTGTCGCTCAGCGCGGACCGGACGCCTTTGCCCAACCGGTGCGCCAACGACACATAAAGGCCGGCAAACGGAAAAAACAGTTCCTCCGGATACCGGTGAGGCGGATTCATCCGTTTGACCTTATGGAAAAATTCGTTAAAGATCCGCTCCAACTGGAGCTCGTCGTTTAATTCCACGCCATGCACAAGCAGCGCCAAATCCGAATCGGTCGGCAGCGGAAGCTGCTCCGAGGCGGGCGGGCCGAGATCGTCGACCAGCACGTGCCCGGAGCCAAGTGACAGCTTCAAGCGGAGCGCCTGCTGCGCTTCCCGGAACAGCTCGGGAACTTGCTCGAGCGGAAGGACACGTCTGCTTACGCCAACCGTAACCGACAGCTTCAGGAAGCGGACCGCTTCGTTTTTCGTCTTCTCGGCCCATTGCAACATGTCGTTTAACGTATGGCCCGCGGCGGTCTGATAGACGACAACCGTTTGTTGGCCGTTGCCCCGCATATGGGCCGCGCCGCATCGGCTCGACAATTCGGACACGATATTATGAAGCGCGAATTGATACAGGTGCAGGTCCTCCGGACGGACGGAACGGTCGGCGTCCAGCTCGAACACCGCAACCGACGCCGGATCGCCCGGCTTCAGCGGCAGGTTCAGGAAGGACATCTTTTCTTCCAATTGCTCCGCGGCATATTCCGTCCCGGTCAGCCAATCCTCCAGGAAGGCGGAACGCAACACGGGAAGCTGCCGCTCCATCTGTTCGCGCAACCGCTCCGTATCGTGATTGCGCTCCCGTTCTTTTATCCACGCCTCGCGAGCGGCCAGCAATTCCTCTAGCAGCAACTGCTTACCCACCGGCTTCAGCACGTAATTGCGGACGCCGAGGCGGATGCTCTTCTGCGCGTATTCGAACTCGTCATACCCCGTCAGCACGATGACGATCGTATTCGGCTGCTCCTCCAGCACTTTCTCCGTCATCGACAAGCCGTCCATAACCGGCATGCGCACGTCCACCAGAATCAAGTCGGGCTTGAACCGGCAGAACAACTGGTAGCCGTCGAGGCCGTTTTCCGCCGCCGCCACCAGCTCCATGCCGTGGGCTTCCCATTCCACCGCCTCGGAGAGCCCCTTGCGGACCCTCGGCTCATCTTCAACGATCATCACCTTCATGTTCATGCGGCCGTTCCTCCAAGCGCGACAAGGATATTCGAATCGTAACCGTCGTACCCTTGAAAGGTTCTCCGCTGATGTCGAACCGCATATCGTCCCCGTAGACGAGGCGAAGACGCTGGTACAAATTTTTTAATCCGTACGTGCGTCTGCCGATATCCTGACGCTGCTCGATCTCCGCTATCAACTCCCGCAGCTTGCCGGGCTCGATCCCGATTCCGGTGTCGGAAACCTCGAACACCGCCCACGGCCCGTCGGGGACGATCCGGATCGTCAGCTTGCACACATCGGCCAAAGCCTCCATCCCGTGCACGATGGCATTTTCCGCCAGCGGCTGCAGCATCAGCTTGATCACTTTTAATTCCATCATGGAATCGTCCGTCATCCACTCCACCGCAAATTTTCCGGTATGCCGGAATTGTTGGATGCGAATGTACGTTTTGAGATGCTCCACGGTCTCCCGGACGGTGACGAAGTCTTTTCCGCGGCTGAGGCTCAAGCGGAAAAACCGGGACAAATCGAGCACCATGTCGCTCACTTCCCGGTTGCCCGACTCTTCGGCCGCCCAGTAGATCGAATCCAGCGTATTGTACAGAAAATGCGGATTCATCTGCGATTGCAAAAGCTTCAATTCGACTTCTTTGTTGCGGAGCTCCTGCTCGTAGATCGCCTTCCGCATCCGTTGCTCGTTCACCATCATATCGTTGAAGCGCTGCTGCAAGTATCCGAGCTCATCCATGCGGGAGATCGGCATCGGCGTAAAGCCCGCCCCGCTCTCCACCCGGCGGATGCTGCCGATCAGTTGGCGGATGGGCGTGAAGATTTGCACGTACAGAATGGAAAACAACAGAAACGACACGAGAAATACGCCCGCGAGCACCACCATCACGAGCCGCTTCATCCGGTCGATATCCTTCATAATCTCTCGCTGCGGGATAAACATCGCCGTATTCCAGCCGGTAATCTCCGATTTCTCACCGGCCAGCAAATAGGGGGTGCCGCCGAGCGTCACGGTTTCGTAAACCGGGCCGTCCGCCCCGAAGTACGACACGGCCGTGCCGCTCCGGACGGCTTCCGTGAACGCTCCGGTTCCTTGATGGTAGACGACGCTGCCGGACTCGTCGAACACGACGATTCCCGTCCCGGGCCAAAGCTCGCTCTCGCCCGTCAACTGGCGGAATACGGAATTGGCCATGTTGATGAACAGCACGTCGGCCCCGTCTCCTTGCCACGCCGACCGCAGCAGCCGGGCGATCGTCAAGGTTAGGCCGCGGCTCTCCGAGTAGACCGGAGCCGTATAGTCCAGCCCCACCCCGACGTAAGGCGTTCCTTTGTAGGATTTCACGACTTCCAACCAGGAAGGCGTCACCCCGGAAGGAACGGAATAAATGCCGTCCTTGGTCGTCAGCGCCTTGTTCGAATATTGATTGTAGATGCCGATCGA
This Paenibacillus thermoaerophilus DNA region includes the following protein-coding sequences:
- a CDS encoding FAD-dependent oxidoreductase translates to MNGEYRADLVIVGGGTGGCAAALAACRTGKTVVMTEETEWIGGQLTSQAVPPDEHQWIEHHGCTRSYRQFREGVRRYYRTHFPLTADARLKPLLNPGNAIVSRISHEPRAALAVLHEMLAPYIHSGKLRILYGVRAESAEADGDRVRAVTVRHVESGERFVLSAPYFLDATDCGDVLPLTGTEYVTGAESRSDTGEPHAVDGPALPMDMQAFTYCFVVDDLEGEDHTIEKPEDYEFWRGYQADFWPGRLLSWTAVKPSTREPREYTLFPRGDLFPLWVYRRIIDKSLFEPGTFASDMTVVNWPQNDYWLGPVIDVPEEERLMHLKRAKQLSLSLLYWMQTEAPRPDGGIGYPGLRLRKDAVGTKDGLAMAPYIRESRRIRAETTVVEQHLSPAARPDGKAQTYPDTVGIGYYHIDLHPSSGGRHYIDIPSLPFQIPLGSLIPVRMNNLLPACKNIGTTHITNGCYRLHPVEWNIGESAALLVSYCLDRGVQPREVRNSPELLEDFQRELVRQGIELAWP
- a CDS encoding response regulator — its product is MNMKVMIVEDEPRVRKGLSEAVEWEAHGMELVAAAENGLDGYQLFCRFKPDLILVDVRMPVMDGLSMTEKVLEEQPNTIVIVLTGYDEFEYAQKSIRLGVRNYVLKPVGKQLLLEELLAAREAWIKERERNHDTERLREQMERQLPVLRSAFLEDWLTGTEYAAEQLEEKMSFLNLPLKPGDPASVAVFELDADRSVRPEDLHLYQFALHNIVSELSSRCGAAHMRGNGQQTVVVYQTAAGHTLNDMLQWAEKTKNEAVRFLKLSVTVGVSRRVLPLEQVPELFREAQQALRLKLSLGSGHVLVDDLGPPASEQLPLPTDSDLALLVHGVELNDELQLERIFNEFFHKVKRMNPPHRYPEELFFPFAGLYVSLAHRLGKGVRSALSDKEYALFRSPEQFASLDDMRDWLTERFKALSRSYEKYRKGRKVKLIEAVMDYVEAHIFDNITREDAAEHIHINSSYLSRLFREVTGEAFSDFVLRKKMEKAISLLQNEQALVYEVADRLGYKDSSYFARVFKKYTGRSPSDFS
- a CDS encoding cache domain-containing sensor histidine kinase gives rise to the protein MKANKTPIIGKRTIKTKLMMFVVGSLVLFAAVTFSLIVWFQNVLEDKIRQSAQQAVGTVTGNVDMFMRNAIKLSESIAADDGLLRLLRDNRDFRSPNALWPLIELLNALKSFSVINPYIDSIGIYNQYSNKALTTKDGIYSVPSGVTPSWLEVVKSYKGTPYVGVGLDYTAPVYSESRGLTLTIARLLRSAWQGDGADVLFINMANSVFRQLTGESELWPGTGIVVFDESGSVVYHQGTGAFTEAVRSGTAVSYFGADGPVYETVTLGGTPYLLAGEKSEITGWNTAMFIPQREIMKDIDRMKRLVMVVLAGVFLVSFLLFSILYVQIFTPIRQLIGSIRRVESGAGFTPMPISRMDELGYLQQRFNDMMVNEQRMRKAIYEQELRNKEVELKLLQSQMNPHFLYNTLDSIYWAAEESGNREVSDMVLDLSRFFRLSLSRGKDFVTVRETVEHLKTYIRIQQFRHTGKFAVEWMTDDSMMELKVIKLMLQPLAENAIVHGMEALADVCKLTIRIVPDGPWAVFEVSDTGIGIEPGKLRELIAEIEQRQDIGRRTYGLKNLYQRLRLVYGDDMRFDISGEPFKGTTVTIRISLSRLEERPHEHEGDDR